The genome window ttatttattaattttttatttttaccacaacttttttgattaataaaaacaaacggatttaactcaatttaatgtgtctaataacatttaaagcaaaaaaataaatttttattaaatatgaaatatgtactgaaatttattaatagcaagaaaaatatgtaataggtaataagtaataactaacaagtaataagtaactgcaaacgacatagttttttcaaaaacaaaaacaaaaaaaatttttttttttaaatccatgcgacgctagtaaaaatcgacatatgcttataggtaaggtcgcgaacgtacgctactttgacaatcaataaaaaaaagattggttagagtaaccccaacgattttttatatataaaatatatataccaaaataacttaacacgcgaagtttcatccacctgcttgcacttaatgcgaagcaattacaataaaatgatgttttcggtcgcgaacgtacgatttgaacatagataagaagcaaaataaaaattaacagttaattgaacattttttcgctcactttgcattttttatcttattattagattgctattaagagatttggtagaaaaaatgcaaacatatCTTATGTTTTCcttgtgaaataattaatcaaaaatatgcatataaaagtagctaaatgtgaaaaaattacattttttcagtttgcaggcaaattttttttataaaaacaatggagatatgctacggatccattgtattatgaaaatttggatatttctatattacattatacaaaaaaaaatacgatgaatgtgaagatttgtttttcggtcgtggtttaccATTTTCAAGAATTGCccatatatcaatattttggtaaattggtttattttaaaaaataaaactaccTCACTGTTTTGCTAAATGCAAAATCGCCatcggatatctcacagtcgatcacaaTTGACTTTGTAGTTATGATTATGTTGACTTTATAAACTTTGatacattcaaattttatCTTTATATTAGTCTAAAATATCTAAGGTTTTATTcttaacaaattataatttcgtGCAACTTAAGAAGCAACTCAAACATAGCTGACATTTAATTAGTCCAGTTTACACATTAACACTTCCACTTTAAAGATTTCTGAactaaataatacaaaaagcAGTTGCTTATGCCTGACTGATATTTATCCGAGTCTTTGATTTGAATACGAAATCCTAGTgctgtgtttttgttggtaAACCAAAATCCTTGAATCCTCACAATTCAACCGACTGTTGACTGTTTGGCCAAGCATTGCACGCCTCATCTGCCAACCGAGTTAACCAGGCTATGCAAAGCTGCTTTCAatgtctctcactctctttgaccccttccccttccccttctcctcatcctcctcttCCTTACGCCTTAGTTTGCTCTCTCGCTGTGCAGTGGTGCACTGTGCTGCCAGTCATGTTCAATACGAGTCTAACAGCCTTTTTAGCTCAAGTCTAAAACAAAAAGGTTTTTTGTGCTGCAGACATTTTAAGAAGCGCCTAGGGGGTCGAAGTTGTCGGCTTTGCACGCAGTTTAAAGCGACGCCTGCATGCGGACAAGGACAGCAGGacatgcacacacatgtgtcctagctatatatgtatactatgtatataattgtagagtatgtgtgtgtgtgtgtgtgtgtgtgcgtttgtgttaGCTTGTGTACACTTGGCATTAAcataattcatattttgttgtatttgcataataataaagcTGCTGATGCTGGCACATCAACGACAACAAGGAGACTGTGGCTGAACAGAGGAGGCCAGGGGCAAGGCAATGGTCTTTTAGCCAGCACTTTggatgagctgctgctgctgctactactTCTCtcgctactgctgctgctgctgctgctgttgacaaATGGAACACATTTGGCTACACCCAAAACAGCGCAAACAAACCGAGCTGAGATTTATATAAGAAAGAACGGACATCCAACCAGTACGAAGATGAGCCCCAGCATCAGAGGGAATAAGCGAAGGAGGGAGGGGAGCGGAGGGGGTGTGGTAGCCCGCATAAATGCATGAATACTTATGGGATAGATGCCAGGCGAACGCCACTCAGTGCATGCAAAACTGTAAACTGTAGTTCCATGTGGGCGTGTGTCCTGCTAGTTTTGTCCCGAGTTGAGAGTCTTGTAAAGGGGAGGAGGTGCGGGGGTACGCGCGGCATTGTCATGTTTTTACGTTGTATTGCACTGACATCTGGGCAACATAATTCGTTGACGCAGACAACAGTTATGTATacattatgtatatatatcttGTTTTGTGGATCCAAACAGATTTCGCTGCcactgtcgtcgtcgttgttgttattgttgttgttgttgttcctctttcgttttcgtttgcGTTTTCATTCTCGTTTTGTTTATGTCAAATGTGCATTAggtttttttataaataacaacTGCAAAAAATGAACTCGCTCCATTCTATTCACATTGTATGGTTTATGGAAGTGCTCGTATTTACACATAACTAGTGACATTTTAAAAGCAATGTGCCTCGCATTTTTCCCTTGGGTACTATCAATTTTCCATGGGACCAAATCCGCCGCCTGATCCCATCTCCTCTCCCAACCTCAAAcccaatggcaaaaaaaaattaatcacTGAAAAGTTCACCTGACAATTTGCACGTGCTTGAAACGTGGTTGGCGAAGAGGGGAAGGAAGGAAGAAAGATACTCAGGTGAACGTGGACGTTCGGTGTGTGCTCGGTGAGGCGTTAAAATGCCATcattaaaaatcaatgtttAAAGATTTATGAGCTTAACAAAGTGTTAATTACACGGGgcctgcaacaacaacaacaacgtaaTGTAGCCAAGCACAGCGACGGGCAGACAGACGAAAAAGAtaagagaagaaaaaattgcaaaaagcgTAGCCAAAGAGAATTGAAAACAAAGCAGGTTTGCAGAAAAATTTAACAAGAACAGCGGAAAAAAAGGTAGCCGAGTTATTTTTAAGACCCGCAAAgttaagcaaaagcaaattacaAAAGTTTATGTCTGTACGTGTTAGAGAGTgagtcagtgtgtgtgtgtctgtgtgtgtttatggcAGCTGTATGTGCTTTTACTTAATTGACTTTTAGGCTCGTCTCGTAACCATAAcctaaattaataaataattacttcaacgatattttaataacaattagCTACGCATCAAAATTGGTTGCTTTAAGcgcaaatatatgtatgcgcattaataattcaataaatttgcatgtGAGCGCAATAATTATGCTCGCcaatcaagtttttttttttaatatacctATTTCATGCAAGTTCTGCGTTAATTACTTAAATTGTGCGtacaacaattcaaattcgTTTTAATTGGTCTTTTATATAAAATGGACGTAGATAATACACAAACGATAGCAATAAAATCTATTTGCATTATACAACACTATCACAGACTACACGCTTTGCTATCGACTGATGTTAATCGACAATCGAAAGCTGCCGATCATTGAGCCACATTGCTCTTCTAACCAACACTGCAAAtcaaactttaaatttgtatttgaatttatgcGTTGAAAGTCCTGAGTTTGCTAATTAGCTTAAAATACTCGACTTAACATCGTCTAAGCGCTAATAGTTGCAGCTTTAGGTCCTCTGGCGCCgtataaatacttaaataaatgaagCCAAGGCCAAAAATTAAGGTTGCTGAAGGTTGCTGATTATAAATTGAAGCAGAATAGCGTTGGCGGACCCAAAGCGAACCCTCGAAATTTAATCAGACCAGAACAAAAgccaaagacaaaaaaaaaaacataacaaaacacagaagaaaaaaaacacaacataaaataacgaaatgcaaaaacacagaaaaacaaGGCGTtacgaaaaaaataacagTGAAATGCCTTTCATTTTGACCAATACAGCCAAGCGAGAAGCGAAGGAGACGCGCCAAGAAGGATAACCCAAACAACTTTCGTTGACGACGTTTTCATAATTCTAGCAAAGGCACAAGATATGGACTgtaaggcaaggcaaggcaaggcaagacAGGGCAAGGCAAACGcatagcaaagcaaagcgcacGAGGAAAACCCAACACgttaaaatagcaaaaatcaACAACCGAAAAACGTAAAAGATGCCAGGCAGCAGTTTTTGCTTCAGCATAAGCTCTTCGTATGGGCGCGATTGTGGGTGAGAAGACAAGAGACACAAGAAGAGGGGAAAGGGACCGAGTGGTAGGGGGGGAGGGTAGGAAAGTGGGAAccgacaacgatgacgatgacacaCGTGAGGTTtcgcagcaacaaaaatacaatatacgtatttatatacattCCATATGCATATATAGCACAGTTCTCGCAGTGTGCCGGTGTGCGAATGTGTCGGTGtttcggtgtgtgtgtgtgtgcgtgtgaagGACGAACCACACAAACGCACGCAAGAGCCTTAAATATGCTTGAACTACTAAAGAAGCCATAAAGCAACCCAATGGGCCAACGACTACAACAATCGTTTACGTACGGAAAGGCGTTGAAAATTTCTTtgcacacattcacattcccTTAATACGCGAAGCCACTTTTCGGCAAAGTCCTGGCATGTccttgcaacagcaacgcgtTCAATCACAACAGCAAACTTGTCGGTTAAAGCATATTCGAGTTGCAGGGGAAATTTCCCGAATTAACAGTCCAACAGAAATGTTACAACAACTGTTAGCTAAATAAGGGGATGAAATAAAGGAGAGTTGAGATTGTAACGGCTTCTCAATCACTATATTGCAATGCAATTTCTATTTCTAATGAACTTtctgtatttagtattttatataattttttaaaatgaaagtaacatacttatatataagATGAATTCTCAAACCAGTTAAATTATTCAGACAAATATCAAAATCAGTTTCcattctttctctttccctaaagtattattattattcaataactcttaaattttttaaaacgtattttaaatttagtaaaacattttctcatttcttttttttacaacttAAAGTTATTACCCGTGGCAAGAACAAGCTCAGTTCGAACTCGGGGTGAGTTTTATCAATGCGTGTTTTGAAAAAATGGTTTTTATGCGCAGGGGTGTTTTcgaaggtttttttttattaatattaaccAGTTTCTGATTTGGAGACTTATTTAGCAAAGACATTTAcgtattatacaaattttcaatGGGAATTTTCCCTGGAATAATAACCATTCCAATGAGCGAGTATACGGACTTTTTTGGAAATATGggtaaataaaaaaggaaatggAATTAAATTCCCTTTAATCACTGCGAGTACTTAGTCAAGGCAAATCCTTTGGTAAAATGGAAATTTCTTgagtgaaattaaaatgtcttgcgccaaataaaaatatctgctaaaagtatatttaaaaaaaattgtcaagCGAAACAGGGAAAAGTATGCTGCATGAAGAGTTTTTAGCCAAGACAAAATCTATATTGAAAAATCCCAGAGTTGTGCACCACCAAAGTATTTAGGTACACGGCAAACTCAAAATGTTAATACAGTACatgaaaagtattttgtaGAGACATGGTAATACCTGTTTTATAACGGTACGCTTGTAAAGCATATGGTGAtcttaaataagaaattatgACCGATTTTGGCGACTAAACTTATCTGCAGCTGGTGCAGGCTTAAGCAGGGTTACAATGCAGgtagaaaatatacctaaGTTTCCATAATCAGGTAATACTGAGCCTGATCCCTGCACTACTTTCTGTATAAATAGTTTGCCACAATTCAACAGGACATCAGTCAGCCATCAGCATTACATTGTTCAACATGTCGCGCTTCAGCTTTGAAACTACAAGCAATGTAAGAACCTTTCGGCATCAACCGTCCATCCACCATCCCCACGTGGAATGTGCGAGTTGTCACAGTCCCGTTGAGGCAAATGAGCCATACAGTCATCATTGGTTGTCCGGCGAGGATGCCCAGCACACCAAACTGGATCTGGAGAAGAAAATGCTGCTCAGGCAGATCGAGAAGGAACGCATTGAAACCTTTATGATTTGTGATGAAACCCAACAATATGGTGGCGTTGAAGAATTTCTACTGCAAGCCGGAACGCAAGCACTGCCGCAGCTGTTGCGCTTCTTGAAATACAAGGCCAGCGAACTGGTTGTCACTATGGGCTTCTATGTGTCTGTGCCGGGGAAGCGCTTTTACTTCGAGAGTTATTCCTTCTCTATAAAGCATTTCCTGGACATTGAGGCAACAATCGACATGGTCATCGGTCGGCTCGCTCAGAAGATTTGCAGCTATATGTATATGGCGGAAGGAGTTACACTGGATGACTGCGCCATCAGGCGCATAAAACTGACTGTCAAACGGCTTAACAATGGACCAGAAGTGCTACCACTGCAGTATCGCATCAAGAACAGTGGTGGTTTCAAGGCCAAGGACAATAATAAGAAGCCGGTGAATTTGTCGCTCCTCAACGAGAGCTATCTCAACTATCATGGAAAACGTTTTGGCAAATTTCCCGACTCCCTGCAAGTGAATCTCTATTGCTTCCATGTCTGCCCCGAGACCAAAGAACTGATTGCCGTGCCATATTTGATCAGAAGCGAAGATGTGAAGAACACACCCACATTTCTCATTCAAACCGATGTTACTGGAGAATTTTGTGGCATGTATGAAGTACGCAATATTTGAAGATTTCTGCGCACGGAACCCAACGATCGCTTTGTTGAATGCACCGTTTGTATGGGGGTATTCGCGAGTCGTATGCACTTTGtattacataaacaaatggACTGTGGGAATGAAGTTGAGGTCTTGCAATTGGACGGCGAGTCTTTTGAGACATACGAAAATTGCATTACTCTGTCAAAGGAGTTCTTCAAACTCGACTTTATCGGAATTCGAcctaattattaataattatagttatatattaattaatgtaaGCCCTATTAATACTTAGCATTTGTAATAGAAATatatgaatacaaataaatattgcttaaaaatataacacaactttttatttttaaatagtgGGGCTCAATTCTTTTATCAAGTGAATTGCAGAAAATGCAGAAAAGGTAAGagataaaattaatttaatttcgttgTTAATCAAAAACTACCACAtctaaaaaaagaatttaatttatctctTGTCTAAGAGgatataaactaaatattgtcttatttccaaaaatatatgggctttttaataattgatattACATGAGCCATGTATTGAGCGTGCATTCAAAATGTTGTTAATAGGTTGGCAACAAATAAGCTTAAATCCAGAAATCGAAATCTACTATAACTTAAGAAAATACTtgaatatttaagaattatcAATGTATACATATCTGTTGATAATAACCTATTTTGATATGCTATGCTATACTAAGACATTTGTCAACAAATCGAGGTACCATACTCACAAGCGTAATGAAGCTGTTAGCAAAGGCATTAATCGAATGTTAGATTTTGAAATCAGtaggaaatgaaatgaagacAGCAGATTAAAATATTCAGACCGTCTTTGCCAAAACATATTTAACCggtaatataatatttcaatgtaAAGTTAAAAAGGGAAAGAAATTAAGCTCTCAATTTCATGATTCACCTCATTTGACATCATAATAATTCCCTGATCAATTGAGAACAGCTAAGACTAGAGTAAGCAGATAGCACATCATCAAATCCAATACTCAGTACATCTAACAAAGTGACAAGACAATTATGAAAAAGAATATAGCTTCCCAGTCGTATACTTAACTTATCACTGTAAAGAGTTTCACTCAAAGTTAATCCGGTTTTGGACATGTACTGTATGATTTCATcacgaaaatgaaattatagatGAGACTCTGATATTTTCTTTGACGAAATTTCAGAATcctaatataaaaatacaatgtTTCTGACTGTGTGAGAACAATTTTATGcagaaatgtatttatgtatctattaagcaaattattttGGATATTGATATGAGCGAATGCGCTCACATTCCCTAATTTTATGAAGCGTTTCATCAGCGTCATCAAGGTAAATTTGAAATCTCTTGATAGAAATAAGAATTTACAATGTTCTGGATTGCTAAACTACTTAGGTACAAAGCAAACAGCTTGCATAAAGACGTCTTGAAGTCCTtatgcaaaatgtaaaataggCCCATCATTTTTACCTGACCATCTGTTAAGATTCATGAAGGGCTAACATAGGTAGTAAAACAATTTATCTTCCCACACTCAGGTAATTCTAAAGTTGATCCCTGCACtacttttttgtataaatagtCCGCCACAATTCAACAGGACATCAGTCAGCTTTACATTGTTCAACATGTCACATCAACGTCAGTCGCGCTTTATCTTTGAAACAAGAAGAAATGTACGTACCTTTCGCCATCAACCGTACATGAACGATTCGTCCTTGGAGTGCGAGAGTTGCCGGAGTCCAGTTGCAGCAAATGAACCGTTCAGCCATCATTGGCTGTCCGGCGAAGATGCCCAGCACATTAAACTGGATCTGGAGAGGAAACTGCTGCTCAAGCAAATCGAAAAGGAATGCATTGAAACGTTTATGCTATGTGATGAATCCGCATATGGGCGTACTCAGGAATTTATGCTGGATGCC of Drosophila nasuta strain 15112-1781.00 chromosome 3, ASM2355853v1, whole genome shotgun sequence contains these proteins:
- the LOC132793627 gene encoding protein terminus-like; the protein is MSRFSFETTSNVRTFRHQPSIHHPHVECASCHSPVEANEPYSHHWLSGEDAQHTKLDLEKKMLLRQIEKERIETFMICDETQQYGGVEEFLLQAGTQALPQLLRFLKYKASELVVTMGFYVSVPGKRFYFESYSFSIKHFLDIEATIDMVIGRLAQKICSYMYMAEGVTLDDCAIRRIKLTVKRLNNGPEVLPLQYRIKNSGGFKAKDNNKKPVNLSLLNESYLNYHGKRFGKFPDSLQVNLYCFHVCPETKELIAVPYLIRSEDVKNTPTFLIQTDVTGEFCGMYEVRNI